Proteins from one Coffea arabica cultivar ET-39 chromosome 8c, Coffea Arabica ET-39 HiFi, whole genome shotgun sequence genomic window:
- the LOC113706771 gene encoding elongation factor G-2, chloroplastic isoform X1, with amino-acid sequence MAAEALLKMSSASSSTAASPLCNFNGSSRRPVPSKHLRRRISANSARVRSLTSSSLSEFFGTLRLSSTSKLSIMPQKQRQRSSFTVFAMAADAGKRTVPLEDYRNIGIMAHIDAGKTTTTERILYYTGRNYKIGEVHEGTATMDWMEQEQERGITITSAATTAVWDKHRINIIDTPGHVDFTLEVERALRVLDGAICLFDSVAGVEPQSETVWRQADRYGVPRICFVNKMDRLGANFFRTRDMIVTNLGAKPLVIQIPVGAEDNFQGIVDLVKMKAVIWSGEELGAKFSYEDIPADLKEIADDYRAQMIEAVVEMDDGAMEKYLEGVEPDEETIKKLIRKGTISGSFVPVLCGSAFKNKGVQPLLDAVVNYLPSPLDVPAVKGTDPENPEVTIERSADDGEPFAGLAFKIMSDPFVGSLTFVRVYSGKLEAGSYVLNANKGKKERIGRLLEMHANSREDVKAVLTGDIVALAGLKDTITGETLCDPDSPVVLERMDFPDPVIKVAIEPKTKADVDKMANGLIKLAQEDPSFHFSRDEETNQTVIEGMGELHLEIIVDRLKREFKVAANVGAPQVNYRESISKVTETKYVHKKQSGGAGQFADITVRFEPMEPGGGYEFKSEIKGGVVPKEYIPGVMKGLEECMSNGVLAGYPVVDVRAVLVDGSYHDVDSSVLAFQLAARGAFREGMRKAAPRMLEPIMKVEVVTPEEHLGDVIGDLNSRRGQINTFGDKPGGLKVVDALVPLAEMFQYVSTLRGMTKGRASYTMQLAKFDVVPQHIQNQLSQVKEEAVAA; translated from the exons atggcagcAGAAGCATTGCTAAAGATGTCATCTGCATCATCATCAACAGCTGCTTCTCCACTCTGTAACTTCAATGGCTCATCAAGAAGGCCAGTTCCTTCCAAGCATCTACGCCGTCGTATTAGTGCCAACAGTGCTAGAGTCCGCTCTCTTACTTCTTCTTCTCTATCTGAATTCTTTGGGACCCTGCGGCTTAGCTCAACTTCAAAGCTCTCAATTATGCCTCAAAAGCAGAGACAACGGAGTAGCTTCACAGTCTTTGCCATGGCTGCTGacg CAGGGAAGAGGACAGTTCCTTTGGAGGATTACCGTAATATAGGAATTATGGCTCATATAGATGCAGGAAAGACCACTACAACAGAAAGGATTCTGTATTATACTGGTAGAAACTACAAAATTGGTGAGGTGCACGAGGGAACAGCTACAATGGATTGGATGGAACAAGAACAGGAGAGAGGAATCACCATTACATCTGCTGCCACTACTGCAGTTTGGGACAAGCATCGGATTAACATTATTGATACTCCAGGGCATGTTGACTTTACTCTTGAAGTGGAGCGTGCGCTTAGGGTATTGGATGGTGCAATCTGCTTGTTTGACAGTGTTGCAGGAGTGGAACCTCAGTCTGAAACTGTTTGGAGACAAGCTGACAGATATGGGGTCCCCAGGATATGCTTTGTTAACAAAATGGATCGTCTTGGAGCAAATTTCTTTCGAACAAGAGACATGATAGTAACAAACTTGGGTGCAAAGCCACTTGTGATTCAAATTCCAGTTGGTGCAGAGGATAATTTCCAAGGAATAGTTGATCTTGTCAAGATGAAAGCAGTCATTTGGTCTGGGGAAGAATTAGGTGCAAAATTTAGCTATGAAGACATTCCAGCTGACCTTAAAGAGATAGCTGATGATTACAGGGCGCAGATGATTGAGGCTGTTGTTGAGATGGATGATGGTGCTATGGAGAAGTACCTGGAAGGAGTCGAGCCTGACGAGGAGACAATCAAGAAACTAATTAGGAAAGGAACTATCTCTGGCAGTTTTGTTCCAGTTTTATGTGGGTCGGCTTTTAAGAATAAGGGAGTCCAACCTCTTCTTGATGCAGTTGTGAATTATTTGCCTTCTCCTCTTGACGTGCCAGCAGTGAAGGGGACTGACCCTGAGAACCCAGAAGTGACTATTGAAAGGTCTGCTGATGACGGTGAGCCTTTTGCTGGATTGGCTTTCAAGATAATGAGTGATCCTTTCGTGGGATCCCTAACATTCGTTAGGGTCTATTCAGGGAAGCTTGAAGCAGGATCCTATGTATTGAATGCAAACAAAGGTAAGAAAGAGAGAATTGGTAGACTCCTGGAAATGCATGCTAACAGTAGAGAAGACGTGAAGGCAGTCTTAACTGGTGATATTGTTGCTCTTGCTGGTTTGAAGGATACAATTACTGGAGAAACGTTATGTGATCCTGATAGTCCTGTTGTTCTTGAAAGAATGGATTTCCCTGATCCTGTCATTAAGGTGGCAATTGAACCCAAGACCAAAGCTGAtgttgataaaatggccaatgGATTGATCAAGCTTGCTCAAGAAGATCCATCTTTCCACTTCTCAAGGGATGAAGAGACAAATCAAACAGTTATTGAAGGAATGGGAGAATTGCATCTTGAGATTATTGTTGATCGGCTCAAAAGAGAATTTAAG GTGGCAGCTAATGTTGGTGCACCACAAGTAAACTACAGGGAAAGCATTTCAAAAGTCACCGAAACAAAGTATGTCCACAAGAAACAATCTGGTGGGGCAGGGCAGTTTGCTGACATCACAGTAAGGTTTGAGCCCATGGAGCCTGGTGGTGGATATGAGTTCAAGAGTGAGATCAAGGGAGGAGTTGTGCCAAAAGAATATATTCCAGGTGTGATGAAAGGTTTAGAAGAGTGCATGAGCAATGGTGTGCTGGCGGGGTACCCTGTGGTCGATGTCCGTGCTGTGTTGGTGGATGGTTCTTACCATGATGTTGATTCAAGCGTTCTGGCCTTCCAACTGGCTGCTAGAGGAGCGTTTAGGGAGGGGATGAGGAAAGCTGCTCCAAGGATGCTGGAACCGATAATGAAGGTTGAAGTTGTCACCCCTGAAGAACATTTAGGAGATGTGATTGGTGATCTGAACTCAAGAAGAGGCCAGATCAACACATTTGGTGACAAACCTGGTGGCCTTAAG GTTGTTGATGCCTTAGTTCCATTAGCAGAGATGTTCCAATACGTCAGTACCCTGAGAGGGATGACAAAAGGTCGTGCTTCCTACACCATGCAATTAGCCAAATTTGACGTGGTTCCTCAACACATCCAAAATCAACTCTCTCAAGTCAAGGAGGAAGCTGTGGCTGCTTAA
- the LOC113706771 gene encoding elongation factor G-2, chloroplastic isoform X2, which produces MAAEALLKMSSASSSTAASPLCNFNGSSRRPVPSKHLRRRISANSARVRSLTSSSLSEFFGTLRLSSTSKLSIMPQKQRQRSSFTVFAMAADGKRTVPLEDYRNIGIMAHIDAGKTTTTERILYYTGRNYKIGEVHEGTATMDWMEQEQERGITITSAATTAVWDKHRINIIDTPGHVDFTLEVERALRVLDGAICLFDSVAGVEPQSETVWRQADRYGVPRICFVNKMDRLGANFFRTRDMIVTNLGAKPLVIQIPVGAEDNFQGIVDLVKMKAVIWSGEELGAKFSYEDIPADLKEIADDYRAQMIEAVVEMDDGAMEKYLEGVEPDEETIKKLIRKGTISGSFVPVLCGSAFKNKGVQPLLDAVVNYLPSPLDVPAVKGTDPENPEVTIERSADDGEPFAGLAFKIMSDPFVGSLTFVRVYSGKLEAGSYVLNANKGKKERIGRLLEMHANSREDVKAVLTGDIVALAGLKDTITGETLCDPDSPVVLERMDFPDPVIKVAIEPKTKADVDKMANGLIKLAQEDPSFHFSRDEETNQTVIEGMGELHLEIIVDRLKREFKVAANVGAPQVNYRESISKVTETKYVHKKQSGGAGQFADITVRFEPMEPGGGYEFKSEIKGGVVPKEYIPGVMKGLEECMSNGVLAGYPVVDVRAVLVDGSYHDVDSSVLAFQLAARGAFREGMRKAAPRMLEPIMKVEVVTPEEHLGDVIGDLNSRRGQINTFGDKPGGLKVVDALVPLAEMFQYVSTLRGMTKGRASYTMQLAKFDVVPQHIQNQLSQVKEEAVAA; this is translated from the exons atggcagcAGAAGCATTGCTAAAGATGTCATCTGCATCATCATCAACAGCTGCTTCTCCACTCTGTAACTTCAATGGCTCATCAAGAAGGCCAGTTCCTTCCAAGCATCTACGCCGTCGTATTAGTGCCAACAGTGCTAGAGTCCGCTCTCTTACTTCTTCTTCTCTATCTGAATTCTTTGGGACCCTGCGGCTTAGCTCAACTTCAAAGCTCTCAATTATGCCTCAAAAGCAGAGACAACGGAGTAGCTTCACAGTCTTTGCCATGGCTGCTGacg GGAAGAGGACAGTTCCTTTGGAGGATTACCGTAATATAGGAATTATGGCTCATATAGATGCAGGAAAGACCACTACAACAGAAAGGATTCTGTATTATACTGGTAGAAACTACAAAATTGGTGAGGTGCACGAGGGAACAGCTACAATGGATTGGATGGAACAAGAACAGGAGAGAGGAATCACCATTACATCTGCTGCCACTACTGCAGTTTGGGACAAGCATCGGATTAACATTATTGATACTCCAGGGCATGTTGACTTTACTCTTGAAGTGGAGCGTGCGCTTAGGGTATTGGATGGTGCAATCTGCTTGTTTGACAGTGTTGCAGGAGTGGAACCTCAGTCTGAAACTGTTTGGAGACAAGCTGACAGATATGGGGTCCCCAGGATATGCTTTGTTAACAAAATGGATCGTCTTGGAGCAAATTTCTTTCGAACAAGAGACATGATAGTAACAAACTTGGGTGCAAAGCCACTTGTGATTCAAATTCCAGTTGGTGCAGAGGATAATTTCCAAGGAATAGTTGATCTTGTCAAGATGAAAGCAGTCATTTGGTCTGGGGAAGAATTAGGTGCAAAATTTAGCTATGAAGACATTCCAGCTGACCTTAAAGAGATAGCTGATGATTACAGGGCGCAGATGATTGAGGCTGTTGTTGAGATGGATGATGGTGCTATGGAGAAGTACCTGGAAGGAGTCGAGCCTGACGAGGAGACAATCAAGAAACTAATTAGGAAAGGAACTATCTCTGGCAGTTTTGTTCCAGTTTTATGTGGGTCGGCTTTTAAGAATAAGGGAGTCCAACCTCTTCTTGATGCAGTTGTGAATTATTTGCCTTCTCCTCTTGACGTGCCAGCAGTGAAGGGGACTGACCCTGAGAACCCAGAAGTGACTATTGAAAGGTCTGCTGATGACGGTGAGCCTTTTGCTGGATTGGCTTTCAAGATAATGAGTGATCCTTTCGTGGGATCCCTAACATTCGTTAGGGTCTATTCAGGGAAGCTTGAAGCAGGATCCTATGTATTGAATGCAAACAAAGGTAAGAAAGAGAGAATTGGTAGACTCCTGGAAATGCATGCTAACAGTAGAGAAGACGTGAAGGCAGTCTTAACTGGTGATATTGTTGCTCTTGCTGGTTTGAAGGATACAATTACTGGAGAAACGTTATGTGATCCTGATAGTCCTGTTGTTCTTGAAAGAATGGATTTCCCTGATCCTGTCATTAAGGTGGCAATTGAACCCAAGACCAAAGCTGAtgttgataaaatggccaatgGATTGATCAAGCTTGCTCAAGAAGATCCATCTTTCCACTTCTCAAGGGATGAAGAGACAAATCAAACAGTTATTGAAGGAATGGGAGAATTGCATCTTGAGATTATTGTTGATCGGCTCAAAAGAGAATTTAAG GTGGCAGCTAATGTTGGTGCACCACAAGTAAACTACAGGGAAAGCATTTCAAAAGTCACCGAAACAAAGTATGTCCACAAGAAACAATCTGGTGGGGCAGGGCAGTTTGCTGACATCACAGTAAGGTTTGAGCCCATGGAGCCTGGTGGTGGATATGAGTTCAAGAGTGAGATCAAGGGAGGAGTTGTGCCAAAAGAATATATTCCAGGTGTGATGAAAGGTTTAGAAGAGTGCATGAGCAATGGTGTGCTGGCGGGGTACCCTGTGGTCGATGTCCGTGCTGTGTTGGTGGATGGTTCTTACCATGATGTTGATTCAAGCGTTCTGGCCTTCCAACTGGCTGCTAGAGGAGCGTTTAGGGAGGGGATGAGGAAAGCTGCTCCAAGGATGCTGGAACCGATAATGAAGGTTGAAGTTGTCACCCCTGAAGAACATTTAGGAGATGTGATTGGTGATCTGAACTCAAGAAGAGGCCAGATCAACACATTTGGTGACAAACCTGGTGGCCTTAAG GTTGTTGATGCCTTAGTTCCATTAGCAGAGATGTTCCAATACGTCAGTACCCTGAGAGGGATGACAAAAGGTCGTGCTTCCTACACCATGCAATTAGCCAAATTTGACGTGGTTCCTCAACACATCCAAAATCAACTCTCTCAAGTCAAGGAGGAAGCTGTGGCTGCTTAA
- the LOC113706207 gene encoding pectinesterase inhibitor 9-like, which produces MANCGFYLLLFLSFHYFNPATSDPTVSASDFIKAACKTTRFYALCVTSLAPYSNTIQQSERQLVRAALTVALSKAQSTKLFVAKFSNSTGLNPRESQALKDCKDNMVDSFDQLSQSMQELARLNNQVTSRDFTWHMSNVQTWVSAALTDESTCLDGFSGSYMNGKVKAPITRRVVYVAQVTSNALALINRFAATRHRSGSTSNAP; this is translated from the coding sequence ATGGCCAACTGTGGCTTTTACTTGCTACTGTTTTTGTCTTTCCACTACTTCAATCCAGCCACTTCAGATCCTACTGTTTCTGCATCAGATTTCATCAAAGCAGCCTGCAAAACCACCAGATTTTATGCGTTGTGCGTTACATCGCTTGCACCCTATTCCAATACCATCCAACAAAGTGAAAGACAGTTAGTTCGAGCTGCCTTAACAGTCGCCTTAAGCAAAGCTCAATCCACAAAACTGTTTGTTGCCAAGTTCTCCAACTCCACAGGATTGAACCCTAGAGAATCTCAGGCTCTTAAAGACTGCAAAGACAACATGGTTGATAGTTTTGATCAGCTCAGCCAATCTATGCAAGAACTCGCCCGGTTGAATAATCAGGTAACCAGTCGGGATTTCACGTGGCACATGAGTAATGTGCAGACTTGGGTTAGTGCAGCTTTAACTGATGAAAGCACTTGTCTTGATGGGTTTTCTGGGTCTTACATGAATGGAAAAGTGAAGGCTCCTATTACAAGAAGAGTTGTTTATGTTGCTCAAGTTACTAGTAATGCTCTTGCCTTGATTAATCGCTTTGCAGCAACAAGGCATCGGTCCGGTTCCACCTCGAATGCACCTTGA